One Pleurocapsa sp. PCC 7327 DNA segment encodes these proteins:
- a CDS encoding DUF4346 domain-containing protein, with protein sequence MNQLADTITSINNELSKRHIELDPGGYFIIYLDREAGLICAKHFTNIINEKGLAVDPETGKVIPAKGKVERTAQTLYTGRTAKELCVKIFEQTQPPPITMLDHAAYLGREFMRAEYALIDGTEYVQD encoded by the coding sequence ATGAATCAATTAGCCGATACCATTACTTCTATCAATAACGAACTTTCCAAACGCCACATCGAACTCGATCCGGGCGGGTATTTTATCATTTATCTCGATCGCGAAGCCGGACTGATCTGCGCCAAGCACTTCACCAATATCATCAACGAAAAAGGCTTAGCCGTCGATCCAGAAACGGGTAAAGTGATTCCCGCCAAAGGAAAAGTCGAACGGACTGCCCAAACACTATACACTGGCAGAACGGCTAAAGAACTTTGCGTCAAAATTTTCGAGCAAACCCAGCCACCTCCCATCACGATGCTCGACCATGCAGCGTATTTAGGACGGGAATTCATGCGGGCTGAGTATGCTCTGATCGACGGGACAGAATACGTTCAGGATTAG